In the genome of Mytilus edulis chromosome 3, xbMytEdul2.2, whole genome shotgun sequence, one region contains:
- the LOC139514648 gene encoding tropomyosin alpha-1 chain-like: protein MAKENNEWNDWIGELFTPSYDVTVEDMLDRPQDKETTIKSKVKLVSALDPDTIKDAFERVRVTCVLAEEMRKKAAKQESPKGIQKEEGTDDQPGKKEEKIVDVDQPGIWDTNELATLRQVFKTIKQHNRKLKVINTELEKRNEELENEVANLKLHLNKKNHELTEASKSNKRLKILSDQLQHDLDYITARMTAMEQIFKEINEEKSKMVKENQEMKIAVDKERMDRERIECQFKSLEQQALCEKMAMEQTIKMECQSEISKLHSRINDLSDELNKEKKLHYTTKRGLEHLRQHFASLPLSNIIPPNAVKSDQISKFSYT, encoded by the exons ATGGCAAAGGAAAATAATGAATGGAATGATTGGATTGGTGAACTGTTTACACCATCTTATGATGTTACTGTTGAAGACATGCTTGATCGACCTCAGGATAAAGAAACAACAATTAAATCTAAAGTCAAACTGGTATCAGCTTTAGATCCAGACACAATTAAAGATGCGTTTGAAAGAGTTCGTGTGACATGTGTTTTAGCTGAAGAAATGAGAAAGAAAGCAGCAAAACAAGAATCCCCAAAAGGCATTCAAAAAGAAGAAG GCACAGATGATCAGCCTGgtaaaaaggaagaaaaaatagTAGATGTTGATCAGCCAGGTATCTGGGACACTAATGAACTAGCAACTCTGCGTCAAGTTTTTAAAACTATCAAACaacataatagaaaattaaaagtaATCAATACAGAATTGGAGAAGAGAAATGAGGAACTTGAAAATGAAGTTGCCAATTTGAAGCTGCATTTAAACAAAAAGAATCATGAACTAACAGAGGcttcaaaatcaaataaaagacTTAAGATTTTAAGTGACCAGCTACAGCATGATTTGGATTACATAACAGCAAGAATGACTGCAATGGAGCAAATATTCAAGGAAATTAATGAGGAAAAGTCCAAAATGGTCAAAGAAAATCAGGAAATGAAAATAGCAGTTGATAAAGAGAGAATGGACCGTGAAAGGATTGAATGTCAATTCAAATCTTTAGAACAGCAAGCTCTATGTGAAAAAATGGCAATggaacaaacaataaaaatggaATGTCAGTCAGAGATTTCAAAACTACATAGCCGAATAAATGATCTTTCCGATGAATTGAACAAAGAGAAAAAGTTACATTACACAACAAAAAGAGGATTGGAACATTTACGACAACATTTTGCTAGTTTGCCTTTGTCAAATATTATACCTCCAAATGCAGTGAAATCAGACCAAATAAGCAAATTTAGCTatacataa